In one window of Bacillota bacterium DNA:
- the pyk gene encoding pyruvate kinase has product MVSFRHTKLVCTIGPASETEEILTGMLDAGMDVARLNLSHGTLDEHTRRLERLRRLSGRHQRQLAVMLDIQGPKIRLGDLPDEPIRLKPGDVVVLEGVEPGEPAGPGAIAVGYPQLAQSVRPDQAIHLDDGAIRLVVESVEERRVRCRVQNGGLLRSRKGVALPGVDVALPALTAADRQHLLWAARVGVDFVAASFVRRAEHVEAVRDELRRAGSRACIVAKIESAEGLRNLDAIVASADGVMVARGDLGVDIPLEEVPLAQKEIIRRCNAAGKPVIVATQMLESMVRSPLPTRAEVTDVANAIFDGADAVMLSGETAVGEHPVEAVSMLHRIAISAERAYPYWRDPGSWPGRGPGAPAAAGALDPTVAQAISRATCEAAEDVGASAILCSTQSGATARMVARFRPRAPIVAATPYSEVARQLAVVWGVVPVVVPRARNIDEMIDVSLGAARETNLVSSGDRVVVAAGVKTDLPGSTNMLQVHQVP; this is encoded by the coding sequence GTATCGTTCCGCCATACGAAGCTCGTATGCACCATCGGCCCGGCAAGTGAAACCGAAGAGATCCTGACCGGCATGCTCGATGCGGGAATGGACGTGGCCCGCCTCAACCTTTCTCACGGGACCCTCGACGAGCACACCCGGCGGCTGGAGCGGCTCCGGCGCCTCAGCGGCCGGCACCAGCGACAACTGGCCGTCATGCTGGATATCCAGGGGCCCAAGATCCGGCTGGGAGACCTGCCTGACGAGCCCATCCGGTTGAAGCCGGGGGACGTGGTGGTCCTGGAAGGGGTGGAGCCCGGCGAGCCGGCCGGGCCGGGGGCGATCGCCGTTGGTTACCCGCAGCTCGCGCAGTCCGTTCGCCCCGACCAGGCCATCCACCTCGACGACGGTGCCATCCGGCTGGTGGTCGAGAGTGTGGAGGAGCGCCGGGTGCGCTGCCGGGTGCAAAACGGAGGGCTTCTGCGCTCCCGCAAGGGCGTGGCGCTTCCCGGGGTGGACGTGGCGCTGCCGGCGCTGACCGCAGCCGACCGGCAGCACCTGCTCTGGGCCGCCCGGGTGGGCGTGGACTTCGTGGCAGCGAGCTTCGTGCGGCGGGCCGAGCACGTGGAGGCCGTCCGCGACGAGCTGCGGCGCGCCGGCTCCAGGGCGTGCATCGTTGCTAAGATTGAAAGCGCCGAGGGCTTGCGCAACCTCGATGCCATCGTGGCCTCGGCGGACGGCGTGATGGTGGCGCGCGGCGACCTGGGGGTGGACATCCCCCTGGAGGAGGTGCCCCTCGCGCAAAAGGAGATCATCCGGCGCTGCAACGCGGCCGGCAAGCCGGTCATCGTAGCCACGCAGATGCTGGAGTCCATGGTTCGGAGCCCCCTTCCCACCCGGGCCGAAGTGACGGACGTGGCCAACGCGATCTTTGACGGCGCCGATGCGGTGATGCTCTCGGGCGAGACGGCCGTGGGCGAACACCCCGTGGAGGCCGTCTCCATGCTGCACCGCATAGCCATCAGCGCCGAACGCGCCTACCCCTACTGGCGCGACCCCGGCAGCTGGCCCGGGCGAGGACCCGGCGCGCCTGCTGCCGCCGGCGCCCTGGATCCCACGGTGGCTCAGGCCATCAGTCGCGCCACCTGCGAGGCGGCCGAGGACGTGGGCGCCTCGGCCATCCTCTGCTCGACCCAATCGGGTGCGACGGCTCGCATGGTGGCGCGTTTTCGCCCGCGTGCGCCGATCGTGGCGGCCACGCCGTATTCTGAGGTGGCACGGCAGCTTGCGGTGGTGTGGGGGGTCGTCCCCGTCGTGGTCCCGAGAGCCCGCAACATCGACGAAATGATCGACGTGTCGCTGGGGGCCGCCCGAGAGACGAACCTGGTGAGTTCGGGGGATCGGGTGGTGGTCGCGGCCGGCGTGAAGACCGACCTGCCGGGTTCGACCAACATGCTGCAGGTACACC